Proteins encoded in a region of the Nitrospira sp. genome:
- a CDS encoding OmpA family protein, with amino-acid sequence MNKVMAKSGALMVMGLILLSNQGCNTKWLKSDGEAGSESGSAKLPSMSGLGSIGSSGELSGFSRNPSEERLTQGGYSTALNPSGLSPRQRAELTKEEKAAVEAGLQDVFFRYDQWTLSDTGMEALNHDAAYLKDHPAAVLKIEGHCDERGTSDYNMVLGDKRAKAARNYLAEAGVNPKQMAIVSFGKERPFCFDRDEPCYRQNRRDHMLLTTKK; translated from the coding sequence ATGAATAAGGTGATGGCGAAGTCCGGAGCGCTGATGGTGATGGGACTGATCTTGTTGTCAAACCAGGGCTGTAACACGAAATGGCTCAAGTCTGACGGTGAAGCTGGATCCGAGAGTGGGAGTGCGAAGCTTCCAAGCATGTCAGGACTAGGCTCAATAGGCTCAAGCGGCGAATTGAGCGGTTTTTCTCGCAATCCGTCGGAAGAGCGGCTTACGCAAGGCGGATATTCGACGGCACTGAACCCGTCAGGACTCAGCCCACGTCAGCGTGCCGAACTAACAAAAGAGGAAAAGGCTGCCGTGGAAGCAGGGTTGCAGGATGTTTTCTTTCGTTATGACCAGTGGACCCTGTCGGATACCGGGATGGAAGCACTCAATCATGACGCTGCTTATCTCAAGGATCATCCAGCGGCCGTGCTGAAAATTGAAGGGCACTGTGACGAGCGAGGCACCAGCGACTATAACATGGTTTTGGGCGACAAACGCGCCAAGGCAGCGCGGAACTATCTTGCGGAAGCCGGGGTGAATCCTAAACAGATGGCGATCGTGTCTTTCGGCAAAGAGCGCCCCTTTTGCTTTGATCGGGATGAGCCCTGCTATCGGCAGAACCGCCGCGACCACATGCTTCTGACTACCAAGAAGTAA
- a CDS encoding PilZ domain-containing protein, whose amino-acid sequence MNKFSSLFKSDAPDQTPSKPRPQDRRVQPRFTTQFRSTFSGEKQEGQGRTLDVSAGGCKIESDMMVEQGAKFECRLHIPGLDWPLRIEEATVRWVDGNSFGIAFSRIAPEEFGKLKTVLSELEQDE is encoded by the coding sequence TTGAACAAGTTCAGTTCTCTCTTCAAGTCAGATGCACCCGATCAGACCCCGTCCAAACCTCGACCACAGGACCGGCGAGTCCAACCGAGATTCACCACGCAATTTCGCAGCACTTTCTCGGGTGAGAAACAGGAAGGACAGGGAAGAACTCTGGATGTTTCAGCCGGCGGTTGTAAAATTGAAAGCGACATGATGGTGGAGCAAGGTGCGAAGTTCGAATGCCGACTCCACATTCCAGGCCTTGATTGGCCTTTGCGGATCGAAGAAGCGACGGTCCGTTGGGTTGATGGCAATAGTTTTGGGATCGCGTTTTCGCGTATCGCTCCAGAAGAGTTTGGAAAGCTCAAGACGGTACTCTCCGAACTTGAACAGGACGAGTAG
- the msrA gene encoding peptide-methionine (S)-S-oxide reductase MsrA, with product MISSEKEVAILAGGCFWCLEAVYDQVQGVESVESGYVGGTLDNPTYEAVCGGQTGHAEAVRITFDPRMISYKELLEIFFSIHDPTTLNRQGNDRGTQYRSSIYYGSPAQQQTAERLIQSLSEGKLFDTPIVTQVVPATQWYEAEAYHQEYFVRNPSQGYCQVVVGPKVAKFRKQFAQRLKV from the coding sequence TTGATCTCATCGGAGAAGGAAGTCGCTATTCTCGCAGGCGGCTGTTTTTGGTGTCTTGAGGCGGTTTATGATCAGGTCCAGGGAGTGGAATCGGTCGAGTCAGGTTACGTCGGTGGAACCCTGGACAATCCTACATACGAAGCCGTGTGCGGGGGGCAGACCGGCCATGCTGAAGCCGTACGGATCACGTTTGATCCTCGAATGATCTCCTACAAAGAACTCCTTGAAATCTTTTTTTCCATTCATGATCCCACGACCCTCAATCGGCAAGGAAACGATCGAGGCACCCAATACCGCTCATCAATTTATTACGGTAGTCCGGCACAGCAACAAACAGCTGAGAGGCTCATCCAATCGCTTTCGGAAGGGAAGCTGTTCGACACTCCTATCGTAACTCAAGTTGTACCGGCTACCCAATGGTATGAAGCAGAAGCTTACCATCAAGAGTATTTCGTCCGAAATCCTTCCCAAGGCTACTGCCAGGTTGTGGTGGGTCCAAAAGTCGCCAAGTTTAGAAAACAGTTTGCCCAACGCCTCAAAGTCTAG
- a CDS encoding substrate-binding domain-containing protein, giving the protein MIRPFWKTIALGILVRSALYLICFPEPSSAELRDPFAVGGAHSELAHYSPKKQVAGAFKLQGSDALYPLLTRLSADFQKFQPKVNIDLKKESPKAVSEFLQPPHHKTGKIMMMDDRESSFKLLVTTHQLSDAEVKEFVAQHDYEPTTVPIAIGAGALYVHKENPLPGLTLDQADAMFSSTRKRGFKTAISQWGQLGLGEGWKEAAIQLHGRDRRSEARSAFQEHVLSGGEFKSSVQEHPGGATVIFNIERDQTAIGYSGLDLHASNVRALPIAEKEGMPFVSPSRETVIDQTYPLQAVLYLHFDKSPKRPLPEAVQEFLTFIISREAEEIMMKAGLFPLPPAQAERRAVAFGVPTGLSQ; this is encoded by the coding sequence ATGATACGGCCATTTTGGAAAACGATCGCGCTTGGAATTCTTGTGCGGTCCGCTCTTTATCTTATCTGCTTTCCTGAGCCATCGTCGGCTGAGCTGAGAGATCCATTTGCCGTTGGAGGTGCACATTCAGAATTGGCTCATTATAGCCCGAAGAAGCAGGTCGCAGGTGCGTTCAAACTTCAAGGCTCGGACGCGCTGTATCCATTGCTCACCCGCCTCAGTGCTGACTTCCAGAAATTTCAACCGAAGGTGAACATCGATTTAAAAAAAGAAAGCCCGAAAGCGGTGTCCGAGTTTCTGCAGCCTCCGCATCACAAAACCGGCAAGATCATGATGATGGACGATCGGGAATCCAGCTTCAAACTGCTGGTTACAACGCATCAGCTCTCTGACGCCGAAGTGAAAGAATTCGTCGCTCAACATGACTATGAACCGACTACCGTGCCTATAGCCATCGGTGCCGGCGCGCTGTATGTGCACAAGGAGAACCCACTGCCTGGCCTGACTCTAGACCAAGCTGATGCCATGTTCTCGTCCACGCGGAAACGAGGATTCAAGACAGCCATTTCCCAGTGGGGACAACTTGGATTGGGTGAAGGCTGGAAGGAGGCGGCAATCCAGCTCCATGGCCGTGATAGACGGTCGGAAGCCCGGTCAGCTTTTCAGGAACATGTGCTCAGTGGCGGTGAATTCAAATCAAGCGTCCAAGAACATCCTGGCGGGGCGACAGTTATCTTCAATATCGAGCGAGACCAGACGGCGATAGGCTACAGCGGACTGGACTTGCATGCGTCAAATGTACGAGCCCTCCCAATTGCGGAGAAGGAAGGGATGCCGTTTGTATCACCATCTCGAGAAACGGTAATTGATCAGACCTATCCGTTGCAAGCTGTGTTGTATCTGCACTTCGACAAGTCGCCCAAGAGGCCTTTGCCTGAGGCAGTCCAGGAATTCTTAACCTTCATCATAAGTCGGGAGGCGGAAGAGATTATGATGAAGGCGGGATTGTTCCCCTTACCTCCCGCCCAAGCTGAGCGCAGGGCCGTTGCCTTCGGCGTTCCTACCGGACTGAGTCAATGA